One Dictyoglomus turgidum DSM 6724 DNA window includes the following coding sequences:
- a CDS encoding HAD family hydrolase has product MLKAILFDLDGTLLMNNFDLFMKNYFSLLMEEFKKIGDEKDLFKNLNFAIEKMLANKGPKTNYDVFWEEFTKLTGKDRKYMEDFFMDFYSKKFPLLKELSQARANSYAKEVVEKSFELGLKVVIATNAVFPLIAIKERLKWANLINYPYDLITSMEVMHSCKPNLEYYKEILERINVTPEKTLMVGNDIKEDLSASKLGILTFLYTPHNNLILNLDHKPDFMGDLKDLFKLLPLLSK; this is encoded by the coding sequence ATGCTTAAAGCAATTCTTTTTGATCTTGATGGCACCCTTCTTATGAACAATTTTGATTTATTTATGAAGAATTATTTTTCCCTTCTAATGGAAGAATTCAAAAAGATAGGAGATGAGAAAGATCTTTTTAAAAATCTAAATTTTGCCATTGAAAAGATGCTCGCAAATAAGGGACCAAAAACCAACTATGATGTATTCTGGGAAGAGTTTACAAAGCTTACAGGAAAAGATAGAAAATACATGGAAGATTTCTTTATGGATTTTTACTCAAAAAAATTTCCTCTTTTAAAAGAACTCTCCCAAGCAAGAGCAAATTCCTATGCTAAAGAGGTCGTTGAGAAATCCTTTGAATTAGGATTAAAAGTAGTGATTGCTACTAATGCGGTATTTCCCCTTATAGCCATAAAAGAAAGACTTAAATGGGCTAATCTTATTAACTATCCCTATGATTTGATAACTTCCATGGAGGTAATGCACTCCTGTAAACCGAACTTAGAATATTATAAAGAGATCTTAGAAAGGATAAATGTAACTCCAGAGAAAACTCTCATGGTAGGAAATGATATAAAAGAGGACCTTTCAGCCTCCAAATTAGGAATCTTAACCTTTTTATACACCCCTCACAATAATCTCATCTTAAATCTTGATCATAAGCCTGATTTTATGGGAGATCTTAAAGATCTTTTTAAGCTCCTTCCTCTACTATCTAAATAA
- a CDS encoding PrsW family intramembrane metalloprotease yields the protein MGLIILALAPGISIAWYVYNKDKWNKEPSKLILWSFILGVIISFPAAIFELIMESIIPFNFNSDFVSLFLYSLLGIAIIEEGTKYYVIYKYIYPKEEFDEPFDGIVYSVMVGMGFATIENFFYVISGGYFVGITRAFLAVPAHFVFSLFMGYSFGLAKFGANPEKHLLQALYYPVFWHALYDFLIITQKWYLSILILPIVYGVGRWIWKKGQKLIIFKSEEEHA from the coding sequence ATGGGACTTATAATTTTAGCTCTCGCTCCTGGGATCTCTATAGCGTGGTATGTATATAATAAAGATAAATGGAACAAAGAACCATCAAAATTGATTCTTTGGTCCTTCATCCTTGGAGTAATTATTTCCTTTCCTGCTGCTATTTTTGAGCTCATTATGGAATCTATCATTCCTTTTAATTTTAATAGTGATTTTGTTTCACTCTTTCTTTATTCCCTTTTAGGCATTGCCATTATAGAGGAAGGAACAAAGTATTATGTGATATATAAGTATATATATCCAAAAGAGGAATTTGATGAGCCCTTTGATGGCATAGTATACTCAGTAATGGTAGGAATGGGTTTTGCTACTATTGAGAACTTCTTTTATGTAATTTCGGGAGGATATTTTGTAGGAATTACAAGAGCCTTTCTTGCGGTACCTGCTCACTTTGTTTTTTCCTTATTTATGGGATATTCTTTTGGACTCGCTAAGTTTGGAGCAAATCCTGAAAAGCATCTACTCCAAGCTCTTTATTATCCTGTATTTTGGCATGCCTTATATGATTTTTTAATTATTACTCAAAAATGGTACTTATCAATTCTTATATTGCCCATAGTCTATGGGGTAGGAAGGTGGATATGGAAAAAAGGCCAAAAGCTTATTATCTTTAAATCGGAGGAAGAACATGCTTAA